In Pan paniscus chromosome 1, NHGRI_mPanPan1-v2.0_pri, whole genome shotgun sequence, the DNA window tgaCTACTATTTTTAACGTGTCATGGGCAGCTTCCTTAACTGGTATATGCAGATATGCTTTTATTATTGTTTCAAGCTGAGGGCAGGGAAGTCCCTGAAGAAACTTTGTCTTGAAAAAATGGGttaaattggccgggcgcagtggctcacacctgtaatcccaacactttgggaggccaaggtggggggatcatgaggtcaggagttcaagaccagcctgaccaatatggtgaaaccccgtctctactacaaatacaaaaattagctgggcgcggtggcaggtgcctgtaatttcagctactcaggaggctgaggctggagaatcgcttgaacctgggtggcagtgagacgagatcatgccactgcactcaagcctgggtgacagagtgagacttctgtctttaaaaaaaaaaaaaaaaaaaagggttataTGTGCCCTCCCTTGAGGTAGGGCCGGTTGATTTCACAGAAATCAAATGGAAAAGGCATACTGTTGTGGGAGCTAATAACACATCCTTCCTTCGATAATGCTGATTGGTGGCATCCAATCATCTGAGGTAGCGATGGGGCCTGGACCAGGGCTGAAGGAGGCCCGCCCAGTACCTGGTCCAGGCCTGGGACTCCTGAGCACTGCCAGCCAAGGCCTCTCCTGCCTACCCGGACCCGCCTCCTCGGAGAGTGGGGGAGGTGCCGCTCAAGCCTGATGCTGATCTCTTTTGACAGCTGCTTCTAAGGCTGGCAGGATGGTAGGCAGTGGGGGAAGGGACCAGATTTAAAGGTCCAGTTGCTCCGCCCCCTGCCAGACCTGGGCAGGCAGGCGCGGGTGAGCATCCTCTGAGAGCTTGGGTCTTGCGTATGTAGAAGGTCAGAGACCCCTCTACCCTAGTTTCCACTTCTTGGTGTCATGAAGACCACTGGTCTTCATGTCCGCTCCCACCCTACAGGCCGCCAGGGAGACCAGTGCCGCCCACCATGCGATTTCGACGCTTGACCCCTGGTTACTTCCGGGTGTTACAGGTAAGTACCCCTGATCAACGGTTTCTGGCACGACTGACCCCTTCCTCCCCCTACCATAGCTGGGTTGACACCCCCAACAGCCAGGCTGTCACGTTCCCTGCCGCCTGAGCAGGCAGGCCCAGATGGGCAGTGAGGCGAAAGGGATTGGGGTGGAATCTCCCTGGGGCAGGACCGGCGTCCATGTCTCCTTCCCCTAGCTACATCTACTCAGCCCCTTCCCACTCCCCACCTTCCTGGCAGTCTCAACTGACCCCTGAGGCACACCCTCTGTGCACCTCCAGATGCAGGTAGCTGGTGAGCTGAAGGCAGAGCCCCGGAGTCTGCTGGCGGGAGTTGTGGCTACAGTGCTAGCTGTCCTCGGGCTGGGTGGCTCCTGCTATGCCGTCTGGAAGATGGTGGGGCAGCGGCGGGTGCCACGGGCCCCGTAACGAAGAAGAGAGACTCTCACTTGGATGCTGGGGGTAGGTGACTCGGGAGGGGGCTGCAATCTCAGAAGCCTTCTTTTCTGGGGATCAGTCTCTGTCAGAAGCAGGACAGAGTAATCTGATCCCACTCCCGCCACCCCACACTGCATCAGGCCTCCATCTGGGTGCTCCAGTTCAGATGCTAGGACCTCAGAGGGAAGGCAGAGATAGACCAAGTGGGGAGTAGACACCCTAGGCCTGGTGTACAGAAAGTAGCAGAGAAGCCCTTccagggcaggagtttgagacagcggTCTGGAAGTTAGAGTTGGAGGCAAGTTCTCTTTGTCCAGTTCCTTTATTGGGGGCAGGGCACCAAGAAGAGGCCCTCCGCTCCCCAAACCCAGAGGCAAAAGGGGTTGGCACGCTCCCTCCCAGCCTAGTCCTTGCATCACTGTCCATGGGCAATTCCTCTGCCCTGCATCTTCAGGCCATTTCAGGTAGAGGTATCCATCTCAGGGACCTCAGTGGACACTTCCGTGGGCACTGCCAGCCGCCTGGGGGGCACATAGGATCCCATACCCGCTGCCCTCTCCGCCTCTTCCTGACTGTAGGGCTCGACGCTTagctgcttcagcctgggagaaagaaaaacaggagtTGGGAGCTGACCAGGTGAGAGCCCTATCTGCTGAGCACCCATCCATCAATCCTCTCCTTACTCCTTCATACCTTTTCTTGTGGTCTTTGGATCGGAAGTGGGTCTTCAGGTTGGTGGAATCGATGAAGTACCTCCTGTAGGAATGGAAGTGAGAAGGAGAGTGAGGAGGTGATAGTCTCCCAAGTACACCTATCTCCCTAGCCCTAGCTTGTCCCTGACGCCAGGATCCGGGTCTGAGAAACGGGAGGCGGGCGGACCCACGGGTCCCAAGAGAGAAGACTCTGCGCGGCCTGGGGCTTCAACTTCACATCTCCCGGCCGGTACCGCGGACCCTCCTCCGCCCCAGGCCGGGCTCGTCCGGGACTCACGCGCAGGCCAGACAGCGGTGCAGGCCGCCCCCTGGCAGGTCGGGGTCGAACTCGGCGTTTGGGTCGGGCTGGGGTCGTGCGGATCCCTGAGGCCGCAGCTCGCGGTGAATCTCATCCAAGTCCGGCCGCCGCCGCTTCGCCTTCATCTGCCGGGCTAGAGAGTGCGCTCGGTGCGCGCCTGTCCGGCGGGAGCGACCCATGGCCAGAAACAGCCCGGCCGGCCAAGGGGCCAGGAGCAGGGCAGGGAGCACACGTGTGAGCGCTTCCGGGCCGATCAGCTACGTCAGGCCACGCCGGGGGGCGAGGCAGGCTCGGCCGGACCGCCTCTGATGACGTCACTCTCGGCCAGCGGCTCGAGCGCCGCCAGGCGGCCGTCGACGTCAGTGACCGAGCTCAGGACGGGTTCCCAGAAGTGTGCCTTCTGAAGGGCATGGCCCCGCGGGCCCTCGCTGGGGAGGCGCGGGGTGGTGCGTGCCCCTGGGGGTTTCGGGGCCGTCTTGCTGCCCTGCTTTTCCTGGCCTGGTCCAACCAGTATCAGTGCCAGCCTCTACCCCTGTCATCCCTTCCTGTTTCCCAGACCTTGGACTCCGCGGTGGGGGTGGGATGCTTTATCTCTGGAAAGCACTGATAAATGTCTGTGTCATGAATAAATTAGTAAATGACTGAGAGTGAATAAGTTTGGAATCCCAGCCCCACCAGGGCTTCCCGAGATAATCTCCAGTCCCTGAAAAAGCCCTCACTTCTCCCGGCTCCCGTTATTCCCTTGAGTCTCCATCCTCTCTCTGACCCCAACCAAATCCGTGAAGGGTGTTCCTCCCCAGAGATTGCAGTCCTCAGGCATCCAGACTCCAGAGGGCTCAGTTCCTCTCACAAGTACTCATAGAAGGACCTCTCCATCTTTGCCTCCTTTCTCTAAGCCCTGGGCTCCCAGAGGTGGGCTGGCAGCAAAGGCCTAGGTGTTGCATGCTCAGAGTGGCTAGAGGGCCTTTCCCCATTCACAGGAGCCTGGTGCCTCCCAGGCTGGCCAGAGCCAACTCAGCTGGAAGGGGCCAGAGGAGCTTAGCAATAATTCAGGGGCTCCAGCTCTTTGGAGTCTGTTGCCAGGAAACAAGGAGACAGGCACGTGTATCCCTGGGGAGAGGAATCAGTTTCCAGCCCAGACAAAGGAGTGAAATGTAAGCCCAAGGTGCCCACTGGGGGCCTGCGGATCTTCCTGCTCCAGTTCATTGAGGCTGAGTAGGGACACAGGGTGGAGCCCTGCTGAAGACACAACTAGTACGACTACAGTCACAGGGGCTCCAGTGTGGGTCCCAGACCTCAGGATTTTGTGAATGGAA includes these proteins:
- the ZNF593 gene encoding zinc finger protein 593, whose product is MGRSRRTGAHRAHSLARQMKAKRRRPDLDEIHRELRPQGSARPQPDPNAEFDPDLPGGGLHRCLACARYFIDSTNLKTHFRSKDHKKRLKQLSVEPYSQEEAERAAGMGSYVPPRRLAVPTEVSTEVPEMDTST
- the ZNF593OS gene encoding putative transmembrane protein ZNF593OS, which gives rise to MITQGSGQSPRPDFTPEVRRLEASTWPAWHEEPRPPGRPVPPTMRFRRLTPGYFRVLQMQVAGELKAEPRSLLAGVVATVLAVLGLGGSCYAVWKMVGQRRVPRAP